The Methylocella silvestris BL2 DNA segment ATAGTCGGCGACGCGCGCGACCGGATGGCCGCGCCGCTCAACGCGTCGGTTGCCTCGACCGGATGCGGCCTTCAGGTTTCAGATCGTTGGAGGGCGCCCCTAGGAGAGGCCCTGCGGCCAGTGCGGGGCGTTGATCGCCACTTGCGGCGACAGGCCAAAATCGACGATGCGCGCGACGATCGCTCGGCTGCGAGGCGAAATAGCGGGGTCGCGATCAATCTATCGGATTGTCGCGGCGCGACGATGCGTCCGCCATCGCGACGCTCCCTTTAGTCTTTTATCCGTCTTGCCGGAGCGAGCATCGCTCCGGCAAGTCCTTTGGTCCTAAGCCTTATTTCTTCTTCCCTTCCGCCGGGGCCGGGGCGGGAGCCGCCGCATCGGCCGGCGACTCGGCGCCCTTGGCGTCGGGATCGACTTCGGGCTCGGCGCGCTCGATCTTGGCGTCCTTGCGGAGGCCCGCGACGAGCTCGCCCTGCGCCTTCTGCACGACATAGCGGCTGACCTGATCCTTGACCTCATCCAGCGCCGGGAAGGGCTTTTCGCGCTTGCCTTCAACAAGGATGATGTGCCAGCCAAACGGGCTCTTGACCGGCGCGGACAATTGGCCGGGCTCAAGCTTGAACGCGGCCTCGGCGAATTCCGGCACCATCTTGTCCTTGGTGAACCAGCCGAGATCGCCGCCGTCGGCGCTGGTGTCCTTCGAGACCTCCTTGGCGACCTTGGCGAATTCCTCGCCCGCCTTGAGGCGCTTCAGCACCGCCTCCGCATCGGCGTCGGTTGCAACCAGAATATGGCGGGCGTGAACCTCGGTCTCGGGCTTTTGCGCCTTCAGCGCGTCGTCATAGGTCTTCTTGATCGCCTCGTCGGTCAGCGCCGCCTTGGCGACCTGGCCGAGCAGCGTCTCCATCAGCAGCTTTTCGTGATAATAGGCGAGTTTCTTGGCGAACTCCGGCGTTGCGTCGAGCTTGTCGGCCTTCGCCTTCTGCGACACCAGGGCGCCGTCGATCAGAAAATCGACGACATAGGTGTCGCGCGCCTTGCCCTGGAGCTGCTGCGGCAGGCTGCCGGCCAGATCGTCCTTGGCGATCGCAAGATCATTTTCGGTGATCTCCTGCCCGTTGACGGTGGCGAGAACCTTTGGCTTCGCGCTGCTCGCCGCAGCGGAAGCGGCGGTCTTGGCGGCTTCGGACTTCCCGGCTTCAGACTTGGCGGTCTCGGCGGAAACAAGCGCGGGCGTCGCAAGAGCCAGCGCGCATGCAAGGCCCGCGGCTGTGGCGCGCAAATGTGTTTTGGCAAACATTGAGATAGCTCCCGGAGGGTCGAGCAGGATGCGTCTCACGGACAGCATGGCTGCTCTATCTTGTTGATTTGAAATCGAGTTCG contains these protein-coding regions:
- a CDS encoding peptidylprolyl isomerase → MFAKTHLRATAAGLACALALATPALVSAETAKSEAGKSEAAKTAASAAASSAKPKVLATVNGQEITENDLAIAKDDLAGSLPQQLQGKARDTYVVDFLIDGALVSQKAKADKLDATPEFAKKLAYYHEKLLMETLLGQVAKAALTDEAIKKTYDDALKAQKPETEVHARHILVATDADAEAVLKRLKAGEEFAKVAKEVSKDTSADGGDLGWFTKDKMVPEFAEAAFKLEPGQLSAPVKSPFGWHIILVEGKREKPFPALDEVKDQVSRYVVQKAQGELVAGLRKDAKIERAEPEVDPDAKGAESPADAAAPAPAPAEGKKK